One window of Dendropsophus ebraccatus isolate aDenEbr1 chromosome 13, aDenEbr1.pat, whole genome shotgun sequence genomic DNA carries:
- the INSM2 gene encoding insulinoma-associated protein 2 — translation MPRGFLVKRNRRHCGSYRIPCEDNGPSQSLPTPSALDTLVPYNSFMSSSAGDGKEEQAPTPPEDPPRSSKEISPRKTSGGLEHMGHWNQLLPYSPVQPVGMDVKKTFFKHYISSPATAESFPVAASMTSMEKLLAHHAHNPFLTPESKIHANLCNKTTKPAIKKHKASRKLHFTDEVTTSPVLGLKIKAEEPDAKARSPLVKRPPLGEFICQLCKEQYPDPFALAQHKCSRIVRVEYRCPECDKIFSCPANLASHRRWHKPRTLGNEGQVGKKIPLLLEGKENSSAGSAPLSLVEQSPRLQHQHSVDSSKDQHLHPGNSSFQSREDPQTPSSQAEEEEEEEAFHCPYCHKRFRRHAYLRKHLLTHQPYGPMERGGGGGGQLTYPCTLCGVHFPSMDIRDKHRLWHAVREELLLPLEEALVAEGGQQIFPCEFCPTAFFSSPGLSLHMNKCHSSESRADLALPLRPGC, via the coding sequence ATGCCAAGGGGATTTCTTGTAAAGAGGAACAGAAGACATTGTGGATCTTATAGAATTCCTTGTGAGGACAATGGACCTTCTCAGTCTCTTCCCACCCCATCAGCTCTGGATACCCTGGTGCCTTATAACTCCTTTATGAGCTCAAGTGCAGGTGATGGAAAAGAGGAACAAGCCCCAACTCCTCCTGAAGACCCACCAAGATCTTCTAAGGAGATCTCCCCTAGGAAGACCAGTGGAGGGTTAGAACACATGGGGCACTGGAACCAGCTCCTACCCTACAGCCCTGTGCAACCGGTAGGGATGGATGTGAAAAAAACTTTCTTCAAGCATTACATCAGTTCTCCAGCTACTGCAGAATCCTTTCCTGTGGCTGCTTCAATGACCTCCATGGAGAAACTTCTTGCTCATCATGCCCATAACCCTTTCTTGACCCCAGAGTCCAAGATCCATGCCAACCTGTGCAACAAAACAACCAAACCCGCCATCAAAAAGCATAAAGCCAGCCGAAAGCTTCACTTTACAGATGAGGTGACCACCTCTCCAGTTCTGGGGCTGAAGATCAAGGCTGAAGAACCTGATGCCAAGGCTCGCAGCCCCCTAGTCAAGCGCCCACCTCTTGGAGAGTTTATTTGCCAGCTTTGTAAAGAGCAATACCCTGATCCTTTTGCATTGGCTCAGCACAAGTGCTCCAGGATTGTCAGGGTTGAATACAGATGCCCAGAGTGTGACAAGATCTTCAGCTGTCCGGCTAATCTGGCTTCACATAGGAGATGGCATAAGCCCAGGACATTGGGCAATGAAGGACAAGTGGGGAAAAAGATCCCCCTTCTGCTGGAGGGGAAAGAGAACAGCAGTGCTGGCAGTGCTCCACTCAGCCTGGTAGAGCAGAGCCCTCGCCTTCAGCACCAGCACAGTGTGGACAGCTCCAAGGATCAGCACCTGCACCCAGGGAACAGCTCCTTCCAGAGCAGGGAAGACCCCCAGACCCCCAGCTCccaggctgaagaagaagaggaggaagaagcatTTCACTGCCCATACTGCCACAAGAGGTTCAGAAGACATGCCTACCTGCGCAAACACCTGCTCACCCACCAGCCCTATGgacctatggagagaggaggaggaggaggagggcagctgACCTACCCCTGCACCCTCTGTGGTGTCCACTTCCCATCAATGGACATTAGAGACAAGCACAGACTGTGGCATGCAGTGAGAGAAGAACTTCTGCTGCCTCTTGAAGAAGCTTTGGTAGCTGAAGGGGGACAGCAAATCTTCCCATGTGAATTCTGCCCTACTGCCTTCTTCAGCTCCCCTGGTCTTAGCTTACACATGAACAAGTGCCATTCATCTGAGAGCAGGGCAGACCTGGCACTGCCCCTAAGACCTGGCTGCTGA